A genomic region of Homalodisca vitripennis isolate AUS2020 chromosome 5, UT_GWSS_2.1, whole genome shotgun sequence contains the following coding sequences:
- the LOC124363680 gene encoding protein GVQW3-like: MSSLREQRYAIKFCVRLNKTATNTYEDIKQAFGDDAMSRASCFRWFKDFKEGREDPELQGGYGAPVTALTEEIINTAVEMIKTDRRLTVRHIAELLDISVGSAHTILKDNLNMSRVCARWIPRLLTPEQKQNRVDVCLEWKRFVEEDRDWWKSLITANESWVYQYDPAMKIQSTEWVEKNEGRPKKARATKSANKAMVITFFDYKGMVYTHSVPRGQKINGDYYKQVLATLMNDHISRKRPELRGNWKLHHDNARPHIAHVVTEYLAKRNIKVVPHPPYSPELALCDLFLFPTAKKELKGRRFDSEQDAVKALEVILKNMSKDGFSNIFQAW; encoded by the coding sequence ATGTCCAGTTTGCGTGAACAACGATATGCGATTAAGTTTTGTGTTAGACTCAACAAAACTGCGACTAACACTTATGAAGACATAAAGCAAGCTTTTGGGGATGACGCAATGTCTCGTGCTTCCTGTTTTCGCTggttcaaagattttaaggaGGGAAGAGAGGACCCAGAGTTGCAGGGAGGATATGGTGCCCCAGTTACTGCTCTCACTGAGGAAATCATCAATACAGCAGTGGAAATGATCAAAACCGACCGACGTCTGACCGTCAGACATATTGCTGAACTCCTTGACATATCGGTAGGTAGTgctcacacaattttaaaagacaatcttAACATGTCTAGAGTGTGTGCTCGTTGGATTCCTCGTTTACTCACacctgaacaaaaacaaaaccgtgTCGATGTTTGCCTTGAGTGGAAGCGGTTCGTTGAAGAAGATAGGGATTGGTGGAAGAGTTTAATCACTGCTAATGAGTCCTGGGTTTATCAGTATGACCCTGCAATGAAAATCCAAAGCACTGAGTGGGTAGAAAAAAATGAAGGTCGCCCGAAGAAAGCTAGGGCAACCAAATCTGCAAACAAAGCAATGGTCATTACCTTTTTTGACTATAAAGGAATGGTGTACACTCACTCAGTTCCACGTGGACAGAAAATCAATGGAGactattacaaacaagttttggCTACATTAATGAATGATCACATTTCTCGAAAGCGTCCAGAACTTCGAGGAAACTGGAAACTTCATCACGACAATGCGCGGCCTCACATTGCACACGTTGTGACAGAATATTTGGCCAAACGAAACATTAAGGTCGTGCCCCACCCACCTTATAGTCCTGAACTTGCGCTCTGTGACTTGTTTTTGTTTCCTActgcaaaaaaggaattaaagggACGTCGTTTTGATTCGGAACAGGATGCAGTAAAGGCTTTGGAGGTGATCCTGAAGAACATGTCAAAGGATGGCTTCTCTAACATTTTCCAGGCATGGTAA